From a single Halorussus halophilus genomic region:
- a CDS encoding Rid family detoxifying hydrolase, with protein sequence MEEISTDAAPPSIGPFSQGVRDGDRIYVSGQGPVDPDSGDIVGDTIEEQTARTLENVEAVLTAAGLSLDDVVKATVFVQDMDDYDAINDVYADYMSAPYPARSAVQVEDLPIDIGVEIEVVATARDSKAGSGA encoded by the coding sequence ATGGAAGAGATTAGTACCGACGCCGCGCCGCCGAGCATCGGCCCGTTCTCGCAGGGCGTTCGCGACGGCGACCGCATCTACGTTTCCGGACAGGGGCCAGTTGACCCCGACTCGGGCGACATCGTCGGCGACACCATCGAAGAACAGACCGCGCGCACCCTAGAGAACGTCGAGGCAGTACTGACGGCGGCGGGCCTGTCGCTCGACGACGTGGTGAAGGCGACCGTCTTCGTACAGGACATGGACGACTACGACGCCATCAACGATGTGTACGCAGACTACATGTCTGCGCCGTATCCTGCCCGAAGCGCGGTTCAAGTCGAAGACCTCCCCATCGACATCGGCGTCGAGATCGAAGTAGTCGCGACCGCCCGCGACTCGAAAGCGGGGTCGGGGGCGTGA
- a CDS encoding glucose 1-dehydrogenase, whose translation MRAIAVRRDQSDPQLLDVPKPTPESGEALVRTLRVGIDGTDHEVIEGNHGGFPGDADYQILGHEAVGVVEEPNGTRFDAGDLVVPAVRRPSDPEADNRYFERGEPDMAPDGQYVERGIVGEHGYMADYFTSHESFLLGVPDAFAETGFLVEPISNTEKALEHAYASRSAFEWQPESAMVLGNGPLGLLTLAMLVESDDFERCYCLGRRDRPDPTVEIIERLGATYVDSRETPLADVPDAYEPMDFVYEATGYAPHAFETIEALAPNGVGALLGIPSDGSVELDGGRLHRELVLENKALVGSVNSNVAQYEAATESLASFPDWFTDALVTGIHGPEEVEQAFETGDNVIKSVVEFDAV comes from the coding sequence ATGAGAGCTATCGCGGTCCGACGCGACCAGTCTGACCCACAATTACTCGACGTGCCGAAACCCACGCCAGAGTCTGGTGAGGCGCTAGTTCGAACGCTCCGCGTCGGCATCGACGGCACCGATCACGAGGTCATCGAGGGTAACCACGGCGGCTTTCCCGGCGACGCCGATTACCAGATACTCGGCCACGAAGCGGTCGGCGTCGTCGAGGAGCCGAATGGGACCCGATTCGACGCGGGAGACCTCGTCGTGCCGGCGGTTCGACGGCCGTCGGACCCGGAGGCCGACAATCGGTACTTCGAACGCGGCGAACCGGACATGGCCCCGGACGGCCAGTACGTCGAACGCGGCATCGTCGGCGAGCACGGCTACATGGCCGACTACTTCACCAGCCACGAATCGTTCCTCCTCGGTGTGCCCGACGCGTTCGCCGAAACCGGCTTCCTCGTCGAACCTATCAGCAATACCGAGAAGGCCCTCGAACACGCCTACGCCAGTAGGTCGGCGTTCGAGTGGCAGCCTGAATCTGCGATGGTGCTGGGGAACGGCCCGCTCGGTCTCCTGACGCTGGCGATGCTGGTCGAGAGCGACGACTTCGAGCGCTGCTACTGTCTCGGCCGGCGCGACAGGCCCGACCCGACGGTCGAGATAATCGAACGTCTCGGCGCGACCTACGTCGATTCACGCGAGACGCCGCTCGCAGACGTGCCGGACGCCTACGAACCGATGGACTTCGTCTACGAGGCGACGGGCTACGCGCCCCACGCCTTCGAGACCATCGAGGCGCTCGCGCCGAACGGTGTCGGCGCGCTGTTGGGCATCCCGTCAGACGGGAGCGTCGAGTTGGACGGTGGGCGCCTCCACCGAGAGCTAGTGCTAGAGAACAAAGCACTCGTGGGAAGCGTCAACTCGAACGTCGCCCAGTACGAGGCGGCCACGGAGTCGCTCGCCTCGTTCCCCGACTGGTTCACCGACGCGCTCGTAACCGGAATCCACGGCCCCGAGGAGGTCGAGCAGGCGTTCGAGACGGGCGACAACGTCATCAAGAGCGTCGTCGAATTCGACGCTGTGTAG
- a CDS encoding aminotransferase class V-fold PLP-dependent enzyme — MPSRTIYEELGVPHVVNATGTKTRIGGSRIRPEAVKAMARASEAFVRLSDLQARASELIADVTSADAGYVASGASSALALGAAACIAGDDLGAMARLPDTEGLADEIVMPRTHRTGYDHALRAAGATIVDVGSNDKHLGTGSRNVEPWEIADAIGEDTAAVAYVEKSYTEPPLDVVCDVAHDHGVPVIVDAAAELPPPSNFEAFVDAGADLVAFSGGKAIRGPQTTGILAGRDDLIRSVAAQHLDMHAAEQVWEPARELVDPDRLGGVPRQGIGRPMKVGKEELVGLIRALELFVEEDHDALVEEWLERSRRIAADLEAVSGFDTSLTADDKTAVAPEVIVSVDANVAGVSATDVVGGLRREEPRVFVGADALPASEFTVNPMCLTDDEAEYAVERIVAQAEA; from the coding sequence ATGCCATCTCGGACCATCTACGAGGAGTTGGGCGTCCCACACGTGGTCAACGCCACGGGGACCAAGACCCGCATCGGCGGCAGTCGCATTCGGCCGGAGGCCGTCAAGGCGATGGCTCGCGCGTCTGAAGCGTTCGTGCGCCTCTCGGACCTGCAGGCCAGAGCGAGCGAACTGATAGCGGACGTCACCAGCGCAGACGCGGGCTACGTCGCGTCCGGCGCGTCGAGCGCGCTCGCACTCGGCGCGGCCGCCTGCATCGCGGGCGACGACCTCGGCGCGATGGCCCGTCTCCCCGACACCGAGGGTCTCGCCGACGAAATCGTGATGCCACGCACGCACCGCACCGGCTACGACCACGCGCTCCGCGCCGCTGGCGCAACCATCGTGGACGTCGGCAGCAACGACAAGCACCTCGGCACCGGGTCTCGCAACGTCGAACCGTGGGAGATAGCCGACGCTATCGGCGAGGACACCGCAGCGGTCGCTTACGTCGAGAAGTCTTACACGGAACCGCCACTCGATGTGGTCTGCGATGTCGCTCACGACCACGGCGTTCCGGTTATCGTGGACGCCGCCGCCGAACTCCCGCCGCCGAGCAACTTCGAGGCGTTCGTCGACGCCGGGGCGGACCTCGTCGCGTTCAGCGGCGGGAAGGCGATTCGCGGCCCGCAGACGACCGGCATCCTCGCTGGGCGAGACGACCTCATCCGGTCCGTCGCCGCCCAGCATCTCGACATGCACGCCGCCGAGCAGGTGTGGGAACCCGCGCGCGAACTCGTGGACCCCGACAGACTCGGCGGCGTCCCACGGCAGGGAATCGGCCGCCCGATGAAGGTTGGCAAGGAGGAACTCGTCGGTCTGATTCGCGCGCTCGAACTGTTCGTCGAGGAGGACCACGACGCCCTCGTCGAGGAATGGCTCGAACGCTCGCGGCGAATCGCGGCGGACCTCGAAGCCGTTTCGGGATTCGACACCTCGCTGACGGCCGACGACAAGACGGCCGTCGCTCCCGAAGTAATTGTCTCAGTGGATGCCAATGTTGCCGGCGTCTCGGCGACCGACGTGGTTGGCGGCCTTCGGCGCGAGGAACCGCGCGTGTTCGTCGGCGCGGACGCGCTCCCCGCGAGCGAGTTCACGGTCAACCCAATGTGTCTCACCGACGATGAAGCCGAGTACGCCGTCGAGCGAATCGTCGCGCAGGCCGAAGCTTGA